The following proteins are co-located in the Streptosporangium brasiliense genome:
- a CDS encoding ABC transporter substrate-binding protein, with translation MGLSFVSRRALAVGAMVVAGALGLSACGGGGTTGASTSDGASSSAPAAAGGPKLVTPGKLTTCTNLPYEPFQFKEGNKVVGFDVDIVDLAAKKLGLTQEIVDIDFAVIKSGAAMAAGKCDVAAAGMTITPERKANIDFSVPYFDATQALLAKKGLGVKTLEEIKAKNLRLGAQASTTGLDYVRKQGLDPKEFADSPKELLGLQSGQVDVIVQDLPVVLTWLKKPEIADKFELVASLDTGEQYGIGLKKGADPVLLKTINDSITEAKSDGTYDQIFVKWFGKKPGELG, from the coding sequence GTGGGCCTGAGTTTTGTTTCCCGCCGTGCGCTCGCGGTGGGCGCGATGGTCGTCGCCGGTGCGCTCGGCCTGTCCGCCTGCGGCGGTGGCGGGACCACCGGCGCGAGCACGAGTGACGGTGCCTCGTCCAGCGCCCCCGCCGCCGCGGGTGGTCCCAAGCTGGTCACCCCCGGCAAGCTGACCACCTGCACCAACCTTCCGTACGAGCCCTTCCAGTTCAAGGAGGGCAACAAGGTCGTCGGCTTCGACGTCGACATCGTCGACCTGGCGGCCAAGAAGCTCGGTCTGACGCAGGAGATCGTCGACATCGACTTCGCCGTCATCAAGAGCGGCGCGGCGATGGCCGCCGGCAAGTGCGACGTGGCCGCCGCGGGCATGACCATCACCCCGGAGCGCAAGGCGAACATCGACTTCTCCGTGCCCTACTTCGACGCCACCCAGGCGCTGCTGGCCAAGAAGGGCCTGGGCGTCAAGACGTTGGAGGAGATCAAGGCCAAGAACCTCAGGCTGGGCGCCCAGGCCTCGACCACGGGCCTCGACTACGTCAGGAAGCAGGGGCTCGACCCCAAGGAGTTCGCCGACTCCCCCAAGGAGCTGCTGGGCCTGCAGTCCGGCCAGGTCGACGTGATCGTCCAGGACCTCCCCGTCGTTCTGACCTGGCTGAAGAAGCCGGAGATCGCCGACAAGTTCGAGCTGGTCGCCAGCCTCGACACCGGCGAGCAGTACGGCATCGGCCTGAAGAAGGGCGCCGACCCGGTCCTGCTCAAGACCATCAACGACTCCATCACCGAGGCCAAGTCGGACGGGACCTACGACCAGATCTTCGTGAAGTGGTTCGGCAAGAAGCCCGGCGAGCTCGGCTGA
- a CDS encoding amino acid ABC transporter permease, translated as MTDQSTTAEPSGPAGAPPGRTGLSPRKKQQISRIVQYVVLAAVVVFLALRIEWVKLGENFAKPEVAEQTLPDVFTIALKNTIIYSVGGFAFAFLLGLLFALMRMSSVRPYRWIAIAYIEIFRGLPALLIFLFILFLPLALPGFEVPGGTYGQGILGLTIVGSAYMAETLRAGLQAVPKGQMEAARSLGMSHARSMVTIVIPQAVRIVIPPTTNQFVSLLKDSSLVLFLGVSGEYVELTKFGNDMASTHANATPILVVGVTYLLVTIPLGYLASRLEKRQAKGR; from the coding sequence ATGACCGACCAGTCAACGACGGCTGAGCCGTCCGGTCCCGCCGGGGCTCCCCCCGGCCGGACCGGGCTCAGCCCCCGTAAGAAGCAGCAGATCAGCCGGATCGTCCAGTACGTCGTGCTGGCGGCCGTCGTGGTCTTCCTCGCCCTGCGCATCGAGTGGGTCAAGCTCGGCGAGAACTTCGCCAAGCCCGAGGTGGCGGAACAGACGCTGCCGGACGTGTTCACGATCGCGCTGAAGAACACGATCATCTACTCGGTGGGCGGCTTCGCCTTCGCCTTCCTGCTCGGCCTGCTGTTCGCGCTGATGCGGATGTCGTCGGTGCGGCCCTACCGGTGGATCGCGATCGCCTACATCGAGATCTTCCGGGGCCTGCCCGCGCTGCTGATCTTCTTGTTCATCCTGTTCCTGCCACTGGCCCTGCCGGGCTTCGAGGTGCCCGGCGGCACCTACGGACAGGGCATCCTGGGCCTGACGATCGTCGGCTCCGCCTACATGGCCGAGACGCTCCGCGCGGGACTGCAGGCGGTGCCCAAGGGGCAGATGGAGGCGGCGCGCTCACTGGGCATGTCGCACGCGCGCTCCATGGTCACCATCGTCATCCCGCAGGCCGTGCGCATCGTCATCCCGCCGACGACCAACCAGTTCGTGTCCCTGCTCAAGGACTCCTCGCTGGTGCTGTTCCTCGGCGTCTCCGGCGAGTACGTCGAGCTCACGAAGTTCGGCAACGACATGGCCTCGACCCACGCCAACGCCACGCCGATCCTGGTCGTCGGCGTGACGTATCTTCTGGTCACCATCCCGCTGGGCTACCTCGCGTCCCGGCTGGAGAAGCGTCAGGCGAAGGGACGGTGA